A DNA window from Chryseobacterium sp. MEBOG06 contains the following coding sequences:
- a CDS encoding CPBP family intramembrane glutamic endopeptidase produces MENSRYPKFTFTWLGAVTLVVGLFVGTMAVSLFSIFWKVAFKENIELKDWFLMVANSVGFLTAIAFFDFFIVRRTTNMKLNFNFSSVNFYTYLLIFPMMAGMMFISEFVTAQIPTTGPFFGDFYEYFTRLMSQLTDDPVIMIIMTVIMAPIFEEIIFRGIIQKGLINKGTEPWKAILYASIIFGVVHGNPWQFISAVMLGCVLGLVYYKTKSLLMPMLLHGFNNLTLSLLVLYSKNESFAEAFKVSEWLILAVGLVLFSVFYYLFMKKYKVHYAEL; encoded by the coding sequence ATGGAAAATAGCAGATATCCGAAGTTTACTTTTACATGGCTGGGCGCTGTTACATTGGTGGTTGGATTGTTTGTAGGAACAATGGCTGTTTCTTTATTCAGTATTTTTTGGAAAGTGGCTTTCAAAGAAAATATAGAGCTTAAAGACTGGTTTCTTATGGTGGCCAACTCTGTAGGATTCCTTACGGCAATTGCTTTTTTTGATTTTTTCATTGTAAGGCGTACCACGAATATGAAACTTAATTTCAATTTCTCGTCCGTGAACTTTTATACTTATCTCCTTATTTTTCCTATGATGGCCGGTATGATGTTCATTTCTGAATTCGTGACGGCTCAGATTCCTACTACAGGACCGTTTTTTGGAGACTTTTATGAATATTTCACCCGGCTGATGAGCCAGCTGACTGATGACCCTGTAATCATGATCATCATGACGGTAATCATGGCGCCGATTTTTGAAGAAATTATTTTTAGGGGAATTATTCAGAAAGGATTGATCAATAAAGGGACAGAACCCTGGAAAGCAATTCTCTACGCATCCATTATTTTTGGAGTGGTACACGGAAATCCCTGGCAGTTTATCAGTGCTGTAATGCTTGGATGTGTCCTGGGATTGGTATATTATAAAACAAAATCACTGCTGATGCCGATGCTGCTGCATGGGTTTAATAATTTGACCCTTTCATTATTGGTTCTTTATAGTAAAAATGAAAGCTTTGCAGAAGCATTTAAGGTTTCAGAGTGGCTGATATTGGCTGTAGGGCTCGTACTGTTTTCAGTATTTTATTATCTTTTTATGAAAAAGTATAAAGTGCATTATGCCGAATTATAA
- the rdgB gene encoding RdgB/HAM1 family non-canonical purine NTP pyrophosphatase, with product MELLVATHNEHKKEEIQQILGNDCVVKSLTDYNIHEEIVEDGDSFRANALIKAKYCFEKTGIPSLGDDSGLVVESLDGRPGIFSARYAGDHDFAKNIEKVLEEMKEIENRKAYFITVLCYYDQNGAQYFEGRVYGNLLAENKGFKGFGYDPIFVPEGYGKTFAEMNPEDKNKISHRKQALDLFMDFLKVTD from the coding sequence ATGGAATTATTAGTCGCTACACACAACGAACATAAAAAAGAAGAAATTCAACAGATCCTGGGAAATGATTGTGTGGTGAAAAGTCTTACCGATTACAATATCCATGAAGAGATTGTAGAAGACGGAGACTCTTTTCGTGCCAATGCTTTAATCAAGGCAAAATATTGTTTTGAAAAGACCGGAATACCAAGTTTGGGGGATGACAGTGGTTTGGTAGTGGAATCCCTTGACGGAAGACCTGGGATTTTCTCAGCCCGTTATGCAGGTGACCATGATTTTGCTAAAAATATTGAAAAAGTGCTGGAAGAAATGAAGGAAATAGAAAATAGGAAAGCCTATTTCATAACTGTTCTATGCTACTATGATCAAAATGGAGCACAATATTTTGAAGGAAGGGTGTATGGGAATCTACTGGCCGAAAATAAAGGATTTAAAGGATTTGGTTATGATCCTATTTTTGTTCCTGAGGGATATGGGAAAACCTTTGCAGAAATGAATCCTGAAGATAAAAATAAGATTAGCCACCGCAAACAGGCATTAGACTTATTTATGGATTTTTTAAAAGTGACAGATTAA
- a CDS encoding peptide chain release factor 3, with protein sequence MSDLIKEIQRRKTFGIISHPDAGKTTLTEKLLLFGGAIQEAGAVKSNKIKKGATSDFMEIERQRGISVATSVLAFEYRDHKINILDTPGHKDFAEDTYRTLTAVDSVIVVIDVAKGVEEQTEKLVKVCRMRNIPMLVFINKLDREGKDAFDLLDEVEQKLGLRVVPLSLPIGMGSDFQGIYNIWENNIKLFLEEKKQKVGESITFEDINDPSIDEAIGQKAAQALREELELIQSVYPEFSREDYMKGDLQPVFFGSALNNFGVRELLDAFIDIAPMPQPKESDIRIVKPEESTFTGFVFKIHANMDPKHRDRLAFVKIVSGTFKRNENYLLVREGKKMKFSSPNAFFADKKEVVEESFPGDIVGLHDTGSFRIGDTLTGGEKLSFKGVPSFSPEHFRYINNSDPLKAKQLAKGIDQLMDEGVAQLFTLEMNGRKIIGTVGALQYEVIQYRLEHEYGAKCTYEPLSMHKACWVEADEKSDEFKEFSRLKQRFLARDKYNQLVFLADSSFTIHMTQEKFPNVKLHFISEFKDH encoded by the coding sequence ATGTCAGACTTAATCAAAGAAATACAAAGAAGAAAGACCTTCGGGATCATTTCCCACCCGGATGCCGGAAAAACAACGCTTACTGAAAAGCTTCTTCTTTTCGGGGGTGCAATCCAGGAAGCGGGTGCAGTAAAATCCAACAAAATAAAAAAAGGAGCTACTTCCGACTTTATGGAAATTGAAAGACAGAGAGGAATCTCTGTGGCAACTTCCGTATTGGCTTTTGAATATAGAGATCATAAAATCAATATCCTGGATACTCCCGGGCACAAGGACTTTGCTGAAGATACCTACAGAACATTAACTGCTGTAGATTCTGTAATCGTTGTAATTGACGTTGCAAAAGGGGTTGAAGAGCAGACTGAAAAACTGGTTAAGGTATGCAGAATGAGAAACATTCCTATGCTGGTTTTCATCAATAAGCTTGACCGTGAAGGTAAAGACGCTTTTGATCTGTTGGATGAAGTAGAGCAAAAATTAGGATTAAGAGTGGTTCCGCTGTCACTTCCGATTGGTATGGGAAGTGATTTCCAGGGAATTTACAATATATGGGAAAACAATATCAAGTTATTCCTTGAAGAGAAAAAACAAAAAGTAGGTGAATCAATCACTTTTGAAGATATTAACGACCCTTCCATTGATGAGGCAATTGGTCAGAAAGCTGCTCAGGCATTGAGAGAAGAGCTTGAACTGATACAATCCGTATATCCTGAATTCAGCCGCGAAGATTATATGAAAGGTGATCTTCAGCCTGTATTCTTCGGTTCGGCTTTAAATAATTTCGGAGTGCGTGAACTATTGGATGCATTTATTGATATTGCACCTATGCCACAACCTAAAGAAAGTGATATCCGTATCGTAAAACCTGAAGAAAGTACTTTCACAGGATTCGTTTTTAAGATCCACGCTAATATGGATCCTAAGCACAGAGACAGACTTGCTTTTGTAAAGATTGTTTCCGGAACTTTCAAGAGAAACGAAAATTATTTACTGGTAAGAGAAGGTAAAAAGATGAAATTTTCCTCTCCTAATGCATTCTTTGCTGATAAAAAAGAGGTTGTAGAAGAAAGTTTCCCGGGGGATATCGTAGGTCTTCATGATACGGGAAGTTTCAGAATCGGTGACACCCTTACCGGTGGTGAAAAGCTAAGCTTCAAAGGAGTTCCAAGTTTCTCTCCTGAACATTTCCGTTATATTAACAATAGCGATCCGCTAAAAGCTAAGCAGCTGGCAAAAGGTATCGATCAGTTGATGGATGAAGGGGTTGCACAGTTGTTTACACTGGAAATGAACGGCAGAAAGATCATCGGAACGGTAGGTGCACTTCAGTATGAGGTTATCCAATATCGTCTGGAGCATGAATATGGAGCTAAGTGTACTTACGAACCACTTTCCATGCATAAGGCCTGCTGGGTAGAAGCTGATGAGAAATCTGATGAGTTTAAGGAATTTTCAAGACTGAAACAGAGATTTCTTGCCAGAGATAAATATAACCAACTGGTATTTTTAGCAGACTCTTCATTTACCATTCATATGACGCAGGAAAAATTTCCAAATGTGAAACTGCACTTCATCAGTGAATTCAAAGATCACTAA
- a CDS encoding aluminum activated malate transporter family protein: protein MGKKFQIIESEVNWPIAYLALCAAWLVTVIIAALILLLFCELFNQGFNDYYSYHLDRFFIILITEIVCIIISIFLIPYMINIKEKEFQKVVINEKGLYVYNYSNEIITKTLYTELFRSDDSFLPDVRSVTNTQPSFTKSIKIFKKNESGQIQETGIGFNYGIYILKNKYDLYRHFLIGVQNFRPNLKIEQQTLEEYNLSAKARPVQKSAEFEFFITIILLALIFCLLYSIVLVINFLV, encoded by the coding sequence ATGGGGAAAAAATTCCAAATAATAGAATCTGAGGTTAACTGGCCCATAGCTTATCTTGCCCTGTGCGCAGCATGGCTGGTTACTGTTATAATAGCGGCTTTGATTCTGCTGCTTTTCTGTGAGCTTTTCAACCAGGGTTTCAATGATTACTATTCTTATCATCTGGACCGGTTTTTTATTATTCTTATAACAGAAATCGTATGCATTATCATTTCTATATTTTTGATTCCGTATATGATTAACATCAAAGAAAAAGAATTTCAGAAAGTGGTCATCAATGAAAAAGGACTTTATGTTTACAATTACAGTAATGAGATCATTACCAAGACTTTATACACAGAACTCTTCAGGTCTGACGATTCTTTTCTTCCCGATGTAAGAAGTGTAACCAACACTCAGCCTTCCTTCACGAAATCTATAAAGATTTTTAAGAAAAATGAAAGCGGACAGATACAGGAAACCGGGATTGGTTTCAATTATGGTATTTACATTTTAAAAAATAAATATGACCTGTACAGACACTTTTTAATTGGTGTTCAAAATTTCAGGCCGAATCTGAAAATAGAACAGCAAACACTTGAAGAATACAATCTGTCTGCAAAAGCACGTCCTGTTCAAAAATCGGCAGAATTTGAATTTTTTATAACGATTATTTTACTTGCCCTTATCTTTTGCTTATTGTATTCCATTGTGCTTGTTATTAATTTTCTGGTATAG
- a CDS encoding DUF6438 domain-containing protein, with amino-acid sequence MKKIIFILLAVLIYQNSFSQKFLSKIDSLKTETEAENLINTILNGNKSFKIKKIADFNEKRGQNDFCKRIADSLHIGQAFYKADFDNNGYTDLMGIGDYYDFSIFIVMNYGKNSLKLNRLTRRSFQNCTFPKIKNDSIIQYYYMSELDWDNEEKPRLQKKDLIFKYGDFIEYSSNPAAYDIEKIEYQTGACFGTCPQFYISVDKSRNGSLKAEYYNIDKSKNNKEIVGNFKTLVTKNNYDEIINLLNYIDFPDLKNQYSVGWTDDQSSTLKITYNNGKVKEIKDYGLIGTYGLDRIYSLLFDLRFNQNWK; translated from the coding sequence ATGAAAAAAATAATTTTTATCCTTCTGGCTGTATTGATTTATCAAAACTCTTTTTCCCAAAAATTCCTTTCTAAAATTGATTCACTGAAAACAGAGACGGAAGCTGAAAATCTGATCAATACAATACTCAACGGAAATAAATCATTTAAAATAAAAAAAATAGCTGATTTTAATGAAAAACGTGGACAAAATGATTTTTGCAAAAGAATAGCAGATTCCCTGCACATTGGACAGGCATTTTATAAGGCTGACTTTGATAATAATGGTTATACGGATTTAATGGGGATTGGGGATTATTATGATTTCAGCATTTTTATTGTAATGAATTATGGGAAAAACTCATTAAAACTGAATAGGCTTACGCGAAGGTCTTTTCAAAACTGCACTTTTCCAAAGATCAAAAATGATTCGATCATCCAATATTACTATATGTCGGAATTGGATTGGGATAATGAAGAGAAACCAAGGTTGCAGAAAAAGGATCTGATATTTAAATATGGAGATTTTATAGAATACAGCTCAAATCCCGCTGCTTATGATATTGAAAAAATTGAATATCAGACAGGCGCATGTTTCGGAACCTGTCCACAGTTTTACATTTCAGTTGATAAAAGCAGGAATGGATCACTTAAAGCAGAATATTATAATATTGACAAATCTAAAAATAACAAAGAGATCGTTGGTAATTTTAAAACTTTGGTTACAAAAAATAACTATGATGAAATAATCAACCTCTTAAATTATATTGATTTTCCGGACTTAAAAAATCAATACTCCGTTGGTTGGACTGATGATCAGTCGTCAACATTGAAAATAACTTATAATAATGGAAAAGTAAAAGAAATAAAAGACTATGGATTGATTGGGACTTATGGTCTGGACAGAATTTATAGTCTCTTGTTTGATTTAAGGTTCAATCAAAACTGGAAATAA
- a CDS encoding TIGR02757 family protein, protein MLKFEELRSFLDEKADQYNAPDFIENDPIQIPHRFSLKQDIEIAGFLAATISWGNRKSIIKSAEKMLDIMGNSPYDFVLHYSEKDLDDIRDKSIHRTFNGQDFSYFIRQFNRIYKENESLESLFEIKGSEANFLHAIERFRSSFLETEKHRSHKHISSPYKNSSAKRIIMFLRWMVRKDKRGVDFGIWQNIDQKYLSIPLDVHTGNISRKLELVSRTQNDWKTVEELDTAIRKFDENDPAKYDFALFGLGVTKELL, encoded by the coding sequence ATGCTGAAATTTGAAGAGTTAAGAAGTTTTCTGGACGAAAAGGCTGACCAGTACAATGCTCCCGATTTTATTGAAAATGACCCTATACAGATTCCACATCGTTTTTCGTTAAAACAGGATATTGAAATTGCGGGTTTTCTGGCAGCAACTATTTCCTGGGGAAACAGAAAGTCAATTATCAAATCTGCAGAGAAAATGCTTGATATTATGGGCAATTCTCCCTATGATTTTGTGTTGCATTACTCAGAAAAAGATTTAGATGATATTCGGGATAAAAGTATTCACAGGACCTTTAACGGGCAGGATTTTTCGTATTTTATCAGGCAGTTTAACAGGATTTACAAAGAGAATGAAAGTCTGGAAAGCCTGTTTGAAATAAAAGGATCGGAGGCTAACTTTCTACATGCAATAGAAAGATTCAGAAGCAGCTTTCTTGAAACTGAAAAACACAGAAGTCATAAACATATCAGTTCGCCCTACAAAAACTCTTCTGCCAAAAGAATTATTATGTTTTTGAGGTGGATGGTTCGTAAAGATAAGCGGGGAGTGGATTTTGGAATCTGGCAAAATATAGATCAGAAATATCTGTCTATTCCATTAGATGTTCATACAGGGAATATTTCCAGAAAACTTGAACTGGTTTCAAGAACACAGAATGACTGGAAAACCGTGGAAGAGCTGGATACTGCCATTCGGAAATTCGATGAAAATGATCCTGCAAAATATGATTTTGCATTGTTTGGATTAGGAGTTACCAAAGAACTGTTGTAA
- a CDS encoding ribonuclease Z, with translation MSTYLTILGFNSAIPTINTSPTAQLLEMEERLFLIDCGEGTQVQLRKAKARFSKINHIFISHLHGDHCFGLPGLIASFRLLGRDTPLHVYGPKGIKKMLETIFQITETHRGFEVVYHELDKDYSEKVYEDNRVEVYTIPLDHRIYCNGYLFKEKPKDRHLNMKEIAKYDEIESCDYHNIKAGKDFVLSDGYVLKNEVLTLPPAPSVSYAFCSDTRYLESVIPIIKNATVLYHESTFLHDLKEMADYTGHTTALEAATIAQKAQVGKLILGHFSNRYADLTVFTDEARNIFPNSFLPKALESVKI, from the coding sequence TTGAGTACTTATTTAACGATACTAGGCTTTAATTCAGCTATCCCGACCATCAATACATCACCCACAGCACAGCTGCTGGAAATGGAAGAAAGACTTTTTCTGATCGATTGCGGAGAAGGTACACAGGTACAGCTTAGAAAAGCAAAAGCGAGATTTTCAAAAATCAATCATATTTTTATCTCTCACCTTCATGGTGACCATTGTTTTGGTCTCCCGGGGCTTATAGCTTCTTTCCGTCTTTTGGGGAGAGATACCCCTTTGCATGTTTATGGTCCCAAAGGAATCAAGAAAATGCTGGAAACTATTTTTCAGATTACAGAAACCCATCGTGGCTTCGAAGTAGTTTATCATGAACTGGATAAGGACTATTCCGAGAAAGTTTATGAAGATAATAGAGTAGAGGTGTATACTATCCCTTTGGATCATAGAATTTACTGTAACGGCTATCTTTTTAAAGAAAAGCCGAAAGACAGACATCTTAATATGAAGGAAATTGCTAAATATGACGAAATTGAAAGCTGCGATTATCACAATATAAAAGCAGGCAAAGATTTTGTACTAAGTGATGGGTATGTTCTTAAAAATGAAGTGTTAACTTTACCTCCGGCTCCGTCAGTGTCTTATGCTTTCTGCAGTGATACCCGTTATCTTGAAAGCGTAATCCCGATTATTAAAAATGCAACGGTTCTTTATCATGAATCTACTTTTTTGCATGATCTTAAGGAGATGGCTGATTATACCGGGCATACTACAGCATTAGAGGCTGCAACGATTGCACAGAAAGCACAGGTCGGAAAGCTTATTTTAGGGCATTTTTCCAACAGATATGCAGACCTTACCGTATTTACAGATGAAGCGAGAAATATCTTTCCAAACTCATTTTTACCCAAAGCATTGGAAAGTGTAAAGATTTAA
- a CDS encoding choice-of-anchor L domain-containing protein, which yields MFNYRIKNYFFLFSFLLVSASVFSQTKPGRKPQRIKPSAASLRAGAFIDVNVPPYAPSTFTAEQLVKNILINGGTSCSTANVTNVTVSPNHDVDNANRFWGYFNKGTTNFPFNDGIVLTTGYASEAGNTYVADVGGNVGTGSDPDLVAATNPQTGLLDAVALEFDFIPNSNQVKFNYIFASDEYTSNFPCSGYSDAFALLLKKVGDPTYTNLAILPGGAGPVSATNIVPAGNGFSCGPINAAFFGGLSNPHVLINYFGRTIPLTAVADVIPGQTYHFKMVLADATDRTHDSAVFLEGGSFDVGIKIVDEGGVVLPGSINMCDNTPKQLKAQVAPIPGMTFQWYKDGVAIPGATSAVYIANQPGVYVVKVMVPGNQCPSEANITVVGGTSPTVQDAVLKLCTTPTLGTFNLEDAKPLISTTQGAVFRFYANQADAQAQNNSNITNLTTYNGTDGQILYVLVSNGAFCSKIATLTLKKEETPVAQLTAAKLKICVGESTLLTASGGVTYQWNDTSSTGGIRTVSPTKTTTYTVYAIGAQGCKSLQPVRITIEVVPAIVSTLKGGHICLGDKIILDAGSGPNYTYIWNTGETTQTVTAATPGEYTVTISNGVCSQAFKTQVIQAVIPEVTKVDYNDKGTMILTASNPSNGILEYSVDNGVTWQSSNVFNNVPKNKIITIRVRVKYTSCVGFLEYFTFVMKNVITPNGDNINDIIDFRGIVDYKDFSGNVYDRYGKEVFKAEKIRPYWDGYFQGKKLPTSSYWYQVTFEDPASKQLTVKTGWILLKNIE from the coding sequence ATGTTTAATTATAGAATAAAAAACTATTTTTTCCTTTTTTCCTTTTTATTGGTTTCTGCATCTGTATTTTCTCAAACAAAGCCCGGCAGAAAACCGCAAAGGATAAAACCTTCTGCTGCCAGTCTTAGAGCTGGAGCTTTTATAGATGTTAACGTGCCTCCCTATGCACCCTCTACTTTCACTGCGGAGCAGCTGGTGAAAAATATTCTGATCAACGGAGGTACCAGCTGTAGTACAGCCAATGTCACGAATGTTACCGTTAGCCCAAATCATGATGTGGATAATGCTAATAGATTTTGGGGGTATTTTAATAAAGGAACCACCAATTTTCCCTTTAATGACGGTATTGTGCTCACAACAGGTTATGCTTCTGAAGCGGGAAATACCTATGTAGCCGATGTAGGGGGTAATGTAGGAACAGGAAGTGATCCTGACCTTGTTGCCGCAACCAATCCTCAAACCGGTCTTTTGGATGCCGTAGCGCTGGAATTTGATTTCATTCCCAATTCTAATCAGGTAAAATTTAATTATATATTTGCTTCGGATGAATATACCTCGAACTTTCCATGCAGTGGTTATTCTGATGCTTTTGCACTTTTGCTGAAAAAAGTAGGGGACCCTACTTATACTAATCTTGCTATATTGCCCGGAGGAGCAGGGCCTGTAAGTGCTACTAATATTGTACCCGCCGGAAATGGGTTTTCTTGCGGACCAATCAATGCTGCCTTTTTTGGTGGTTTGAGTAATCCACATGTGCTAATTAATTACTTTGGAAGAACAATTCCTTTAACGGCTGTTGCCGATGTAATTCCGGGACAGACCTATCACTTCAAAATGGTATTGGCAGATGCAACAGACAGAACCCATGACTCAGCTGTTTTTTTAGAAGGTGGATCTTTTGATGTAGGAATTAAAATTGTAGATGAAGGCGGCGTTGTCCTGCCTGGCAGTATCAATATGTGTGACAATACTCCCAAGCAGCTGAAAGCGCAGGTGGCCCCGATTCCGGGAATGACCTTCCAGTGGTATAAAGACGGCGTTGCGATTCCGGGAGCTACAAGTGCAGTTTATATAGCCAATCAGCCGGGGGTATATGTGGTAAAAGTAATGGTTCCGGGAAATCAGTGCCCGAGTGAGGCTAATATTACCGTAGTAGGAGGAACAAGTCCTACTGTACAGGATGCTGTACTAAAGCTTTGTACCACACCTACGCTGGGTACATTCAATTTAGAAGACGCGAAACCTCTGATCAGTACAACCCAGGGAGCGGTATTCCGTTTTTATGCTAACCAGGCGGATGCTCAGGCTCAAAATAACAGTAATATTACCAACCTTACAACTTATAACGGAACAGACGGTCAGATACTGTATGTCCTTGTTTCGAATGGTGCATTTTGTAGTAAAATAGCAACATTGACTTTAAAAAAAGAAGAGACCCCTGTTGCGCAGCTTACAGCCGCAAAACTGAAAATTTGTGTTGGGGAATCAACGCTACTGACCGCTTCGGGCGGAGTAACGTATCAGTGGAATGATACCTCCAGTACCGGAGGGATAAGAACAGTAAGCCCAACGAAAACAACAACGTATACTGTATATGCTATCGGAGCGCAGGGATGTAAATCATTGCAACCGGTTCGTATTACAATTGAAGTTGTACCGGCTATAGTCTCTACATTGAAAGGGGGCCATATCTGTCTGGGTGATAAGATCATTCTGGATGCAGGATCAGGTCCGAACTATACTTATATCTGGAATACAGGAGAAACTACACAGACTGTTACAGCAGCTACACCTGGAGAATATACAGTGACAATAAGCAACGGAGTCTGTTCACAAGCCTTTAAAACGCAGGTCATTCAGGCTGTTATCCCTGAAGTGACAAAAGTTGATTATAATGATAAAGGAACCATGATCCTTACAGCTAGTAATCCAAGTAATGGGATACTAGAATATTCTGTGGATAATGGAGTTACCTGGCAGTCTTCAAATGTGTTTAATAATGTTCCTAAAAATAAGATCATTACCATTAGAGTAAGAGTGAAATATACAAGTTGTGTAGGCTTCCTTGAATACTTTACCTTCGTGATGAAAAATGTAATTACACCAAATGGAGATAATATTAATGATATCATTGATTTCAGGGGGATTGTAGATTACAAAGATTTCAGCGGAAATGTTTATGACCGATATGGGAAAGAAGTATTTAAAGCTGAGAAGATCAGGCCTTATTGGGATGGGTATTTCCAGGGAAAAAAGCTTCCTACCTCATCATATTGGTATCAGGTAACCTTTGAAGATCCCGCCAGCAAACAACTTACTGTGAAAACAGGCTGGATATTGCTTAAAAATATAGAGTGA
- a CDS encoding DUF1003 domain-containing protein encodes MKKYNEKTEVLEKIADSITSWIGSIQSLIVHTVLFLTSFLLPMVKLVEFDKMLLILTTVLSLEAIYLAIFIQMSVNKSHEKIDDIQEDIEDIQEDIEEISEDIEEISEDIEEINEDIEDIQEDIEEISEDIEEINEEEEEEDHNERAKNVILKSNVSSNKNEIKALKDIIIQLKTEIEQLKKDEN; translated from the coding sequence ATGAAAAAATATAACGAAAAAACAGAAGTTCTTGAAAAGATAGCTGATAGTATTACTTCATGGATTGGTTCTATTCAGTCTCTGATAGTACATACAGTTCTTTTTCTTACTTCATTTCTGCTTCCTATGGTGAAGCTTGTGGAGTTTGATAAAATGCTTCTGATTCTGACCACGGTGCTTTCTCTGGAAGCTATTTATCTGGCGATCTTTATTCAGATGTCTGTGAACAAAAGCCACGAGAAAATTGACGATATCCAGGAGGATATTGAAGATATTCAGGAGGATATTGAGGAAATCAGTGAAGATATTGAAGAGATCAGCGAAGATATAGAGGAGATCAATGAAGATATTGAAGATATTCAGGAAGATATTGAAGAAATCAGCGAGGATATTGAAGAGATCAACGAAGAAGAGGAGGAAGAAGATCACAATGAAAGAGCTAAGAATGTAATATTGAAAAGTAATGTAAGCTCAAATAAAAACGAGATAAAAGCTTTGAAAGATATTATTATTCAGCTTAAGACTGAAATTGAACAGTTGAAGAAAGATGAGAACTAG